The genomic region TCAGCATAAGAATGCAATTTTGCATGGAGGCCTTTGTTTTGCATGAGGTCAAGGCACCAACGAGAGTTATCAGCATCAGTTACAATATGCAGCTGCTTATTTTTAAAATGGGAAATGGATTGCTGGATCTCGGGCTTAAGCACGTTATACACCATTTCATCTGTCAGCTGCATAGTGTTGTAGGTTTTACCCCATTTGCTCATATCCGGGTAATGATCAGGTTTCCCATTTGTTACGAGAATATCGGATTTTTTTAATTGATTAAGATTGATACGTAGCGGTCCCGCGGGCACCGAGAGTCCATTGCCAAAACTATGTTCACTGAAATTGACCGTTATGATTTCTATATCGCGTTCAAGCCGATAATATTGCATACCGCCATTACAGATGATGATATTACATTCCGGGTGGGCGTTCAGTAGTGCATGGGCGGTGGCTATTCTATCTTTTCCAACCCACACCGGACAGGATGCCCGACAGCGATGAGCCAGCAACAATGTTTTTCCATCGATACTATACGGATCACTCTCGGAAGTTATTTCACGTGGCAAGTCGGGGGTATCGGAGTTGTCGTGCGTTATAATTCCCGGTTGATAACCTTGAGTTGTCAAGCAATCCACTAACCAAAGCAATAAAGGCATTTTGCTGCCATCTTCGACACTGATACTATCAATCACAATGACAGTGACGGGTAATTTCACCGAGGGAAAAATATCCAACCAATAACAAAGTTTTTTCAGTGTCAATAAAAAACCATAGAGAACACTGATTGGCCACAAAAGAAAATGCAAAGGAGTAATGCGATACCAATAGAGGTCAGATAATTTCATATTTTACTTCTACTCAAGAATTGTTTAAGGTGGCTAGGCAATTTGAAAAAATGATTCAATGCGGCATAAAAATTTTTACACGGCTTATATTCCGCATGCAACAAAAATTATGAGCAAGTCCCGAGCCAATCATTAAAAAAACAACTTCTACAGTTTTTAAATCGATGCTATTTATACTGATGATCCGGATGATGATATGAAATCTTGCATACCTATATTGCGATCACAGTTGATGCAGCGTTTTTAAAATTAAAAGACAGTACATATTAAGCTTATGAAAATACCTGTAAATCGATTGCTTGTACCTACTTTGTCAGCGGATGGCAAACCAAGAAAACCGCATCATATTGCATATACTGACTGGGGTGACCGCGAGAATCCACATGTTGTGATCTGTGTTCATGGATTGACGCGTAATTGCCGTGATTTCGATTATCTCGCGCACGCGCTGCAAACGGATTGCAGGGTAATTTGTGTTGACGTGGTGGGCCGGGGTCAAAGTGATTGGCTGCAGGAGGCGCAGGATTATGAATATTATCCTTTGTATCTTTCGGATGCGATAGCTTTGCTGAACCACCTTAAATCTCAATACACAACGGCAATAGTGCTGGATTGGGTGGGTATCTCCATGGGTGGGTTGATTGGCATGGTGCTGGCTTTGCAGCAAAATTTACCCATGTCGATCAAAAAGTTGGTTATAAGTGATTTAGGCCCGCTTATTTCTTCGGTGGCATTAAAAAGAATAGCCGAATATGTGGGTAAGGATCCCCGTTTTGTTAGTTTTGAGGAATTTAAGAATTATATGAAACTGATTTCAGTTTCATTTGGCCCCTTAACTGATGAGCAATGGACTCATATGGCGATTCATAGTGCCCGTGCGTATCCTGACGGCTCATACGGTTTTCGCTACGATCCAAGAATTGCAGTGAGTTTTCAAACGCATGAGATTACAGACATCGATCTGTGGGCACAATGGGATCAGCTCAATGTTCCTACATTGGTATTGCGTGGAATGGAATCCGATATTCTGTCGGCAGAAACGGCTGAGCAAATGAAAGTGCGTGGCGCAAAAGCCAAGGTAATTGAATTGCCGGGTATCGGTCATGCTCCCATGCTGATGGATGATAACCAGATCAAGATCGTGCGGGATTTTATTTTGAATGTGCGTGACGGCGCAGTTTGAATTTCTACATCATGCAAATATCGCAATAAGAAAGATTTTAACGATAACGGCAGCTA from Nitrosomonas ureae harbors:
- the lpxK gene encoding tetraacyldisaccharide 4'-kinase; the encoded protein is MKLSDLYWYRITPLHFLLWPISVLYGFLLTLKKLCYWLDIFPSVKLPVTVIVIDSISVEDGSKMPLLLWLVDCLTTQGYQPGIITHDNSDTPDLPREITSESDPYSIDGKTLLLAHRCRASCPVWVGKDRIATAHALLNAHPECNIIICNGGMQYYRLERDIEIITVNFSEHSFGNGLSVPAGPLRINLNQLKKSDILVTNGKPDHYPDMSKWGKTYNTMQLTDEMVYNVLKPEIQQSISHFKNKQLHIVTDADNSRWCLDLMQNKGLHAKLHSYAENHRFSQHEINLPEADVILMPEENALQCRKFAHDKLWALPRKAWINSELLEILTKKLENKN
- a CDS encoding alpha/beta fold hydrolase; translation: MKIPVNRLLVPTLSADGKPRKPHHIAYTDWGDRENPHVVICVHGLTRNCRDFDYLAHALQTDCRVICVDVVGRGQSDWLQEAQDYEYYPLYLSDAIALLNHLKSQYTTAIVLDWVGISMGGLIGMVLALQQNLPMSIKKLVISDLGPLISSVALKRIAEYVGKDPRFVSFEEFKNYMKLISVSFGPLTDEQWTHMAIHSARAYPDGSYGFRYDPRIAVSFQTHEITDIDLWAQWDQLNVPTLVLRGMESDILSAETAEQMKVRGAKAKVIELPGIGHAPMLMDDNQIKIVRDFILNVRDGAV